From a region of the Citricoccus muralis genome:
- the paaA gene encoding 1,2-phenylacetyl-CoA epoxidase subunit PaaA gives MAEQKSSGGHLAAVRTPEDIEGERRFDAIIAEDSRIEPRDWMPEAYRKSLTRQMSQHAHSEIIGMQPEANWITRAPSLKRKAILMAKVQDEAGHGLYLYSATETLGTDRDTLNDQLLTGRAKYSSIFNYPARTWADMGAIGWLVDGAAIANQVPLCRASYGPYGRAMVRVCKEESFHQRQGFEILLELSRGSKAQKKMAQDAINRFYAPALMMFGPSDQDSPNSQQSMAWNIKRFSNDDLRQRFVGMIVEQVKVLGLSLPDPDLRYDEESGQWLHMELDWDEFKRVVSGGGPCNAQRLARRREAHENGAWVREAAAAYARKQQDQQDQQNQQDQTAEVA, from the coding sequence ATGGCCGAACAGAAGAGCTCCGGCGGGCACTTGGCTGCCGTCCGGACACCGGAGGACATCGAGGGCGAGCGCCGGTTCGACGCGATCATCGCCGAGGACTCCCGCATCGAGCCCCGGGACTGGATGCCCGAGGCCTACCGCAAGTCGCTGACCCGGCAGATGTCCCAGCACGCCCACTCCGAGATCATCGGGATGCAGCCGGAGGCCAACTGGATCACCCGCGCCCCCAGCCTCAAGCGCAAGGCCATCCTCATGGCCAAGGTGCAGGACGAGGCCGGCCACGGGCTCTACCTGTACTCGGCCACCGAGACCCTGGGGACCGACCGGGACACCCTGAACGATCAGCTGCTGACCGGACGCGCCAAGTACTCCTCGATCTTCAACTACCCCGCTCGGACGTGGGCGGACATGGGTGCCATCGGCTGGCTCGTCGACGGCGCGGCCATCGCCAACCAGGTGCCGCTGTGCCGTGCCTCTTACGGCCCCTACGGGCGGGCCATGGTGCGCGTCTGCAAGGAGGAGTCGTTCCATCAGCGCCAGGGATTCGAGATCCTGCTGGAACTGTCCCGCGGCAGCAAGGCTCAAAAGAAGATGGCCCAGGACGCCATCAACCGCTTCTACGCCCCGGCGTTGATGATGTTCGGACCCTCGGATCAGGACTCGCCGAACTCGCAGCAGTCTATGGCCTGGAACATCAAGCGCTTCTCCAACGACGACCTGCGTCAGCGGTTCGTCGGCATGATTGTCGAGCAGGTCAAGGTTCTTGGCCTGAGCCTGCCGGATCCGGACCTGCGCTACGACGAGGAATCCGGTCAGTGGCTGCACATGGAGCTGGACTGGGACGAGTTCAAGCGGGTGGTCTCCGGAGGTGGCCCCTGCAATGCCCAGCGGTTGGCCCGCCGCCGGGAGGCCCATGAGAACGGGGCCTGGGTCCGTGAAGCCGCAGCCGCCTACGCCCGGAAGCAACAGGACCAGCAGGACCAGCAGAATCAGCAAGATCAGACGGCAGAGGTGGCATGA
- a CDS encoding Lrp/AsnC family transcriptional regulator has protein sequence MGPVPAPIDFVDEQILAELTRDGRQSVTALAQRVHISRAHAYARINRLQQDGVITRYSAVVDPVRAGLRSSAYVTLKLRQHGWREVRETLAKIPEVYHVSLVGGNFDVLLLVRARDNLDLRRVVFDLIQPLPAVLDTQTFVIFEDADTR, from the coding sequence ATGGGCCCCGTGCCCGCACCGATCGACTTCGTGGATGAGCAGATCCTGGCCGAGCTCACGAGGGACGGCCGTCAATCGGTGACCGCCCTGGCCCAGAGGGTCCATATCTCCCGCGCGCATGCCTACGCCAGGATCAACAGGCTGCAGCAGGACGGCGTCATCACCCGCTACAGCGCGGTGGTGGACCCGGTCCGTGCGGGCCTGCGCTCCTCGGCCTACGTCACGCTGAAGCTGCGCCAGCACGGCTGGCGGGAGGTCAGGGAGACCCTCGCGAAGATCCCGGAGGTCTACCATGTCAGCCTCGTGGGCGGGAACTTCGATGTGCTGCTGCTGGTCCGGGCGAGGGACAACCTGGACCTGCGCCGGGTGGTCTTCGATCTCATCCAGCCTCTGCCCGCGGTGCTGGACACCCAGACGTTCGTGATCTTCGAGGACGCGGACACCCGGTAG
- the paaC gene encoding 1,2-phenylacetyl-CoA epoxidase subunit PaaC, whose product MSDQLLDHSLDSFGDAAASATRVTPGNALRPEDIVLQQTAPAGDAVARYALHLGDDALILAQRLSHWISRGPELEEDVALGNIALDQLGHARSFLSYAGKAWGQTEDDLAYFREEEEFTSLHLVEQPNGDFAETMVRGLFMALYQHQLYARLVHSADETIAAISAKALKEVDYHLEHAELWTLRLGRGTEESAHRMRAALGKLWPYIDELFQDEPLHDELEGIAVRPSTLRAEWDDRLRDILDRSALAVPEVPTALCRGRRGEHSEHLGYILAEMQVLARKHPGATW is encoded by the coding sequence ATGTCCGACCAGCTATTGGACCATAGCCTCGACAGCTTCGGCGACGCCGCGGCGTCGGCCACGCGCGTCACCCCCGGCAATGCACTGCGCCCGGAGGACATCGTCCTGCAGCAGACGGCACCCGCGGGCGACGCCGTCGCCCGGTATGCCCTGCATCTGGGCGATGACGCCCTGATCCTCGCCCAGCGGCTCTCGCACTGGATCTCGCGCGGGCCCGAGCTGGAGGAGGACGTCGCCCTGGGCAATATCGCCCTCGACCAGCTGGGTCACGCCCGCTCCTTCCTCAGCTACGCCGGAAAGGCCTGGGGCCAGACGGAGGACGACCTGGCCTACTTCCGCGAAGAGGAGGAATTCACCTCCCTGCACCTGGTGGAGCAGCCCAACGGTGATTTCGCCGAGACGATGGTGCGCGGACTGTTCATGGCCCTCTACCAGCACCAGCTCTACGCCCGGCTGGTGCACTCGGCTGACGAGACCATCGCCGCCATCTCCGCCAAAGCACTCAAGGAGGTCGACTACCACCTGGAGCACGCCGAGCTGTGGACCCTGCGTCTCGGCCGGGGTACCGAGGAGTCCGCCCACCGGATGCGCGCGGCCCTGGGCAAGCTCTGGCCCTACATCGACGAACTGTTCCAGGACGAACCGCTGCACGATGAACTCGAGGGGATCGCCGTGCGTCCCTCCACGTTGCGTGCAGAGTGGGACGACCGGCTGCGGGACATCCTCGACCGGTCCGCACTGGCCGTCCCGGAGGTTCCGACCGCCCTGTGCCGGGGCCGCCGCGGCGAGCACTCCGAGCACCTGGGATACATCCTCGCCGAGATGCAGGTGCTCGCCCGCAAGCATCCCGGCGCCACCTGGTAG
- a CDS encoding enoyl-CoA hydratase/isomerase family protein — MIELNLADGIAEVVLNAPEKMNALNAEALAELEKAYDAAAAAASRGEVRALLLRGEGRGFCAGRDISGVTPADDDVLGYLGGKVTPLLQKMSAFPAPTFAAVQGACLGVGLGLAIATDVVYVAENAKIGSPFANLGATLDSGGHWLFTERLGAHRTLDLIYTAELISGAEAVASGLFSRALPAESLLEDTRGIVAKVATGATGAFLASKELVAQVRDQRLGLWESVAQENQAQADLCGTADYAEGFAAFQEKRRPVFQGVASTPAPR; from the coding sequence ATGATCGAACTGAACCTGGCCGACGGGATCGCCGAGGTCGTCCTCAACGCCCCGGAGAAGATGAACGCTCTCAATGCCGAGGCGCTCGCCGAACTAGAGAAGGCCTACGACGCCGCCGCTGCCGCCGCCTCGCGCGGTGAGGTGCGCGCCCTGCTGCTGCGCGGTGAGGGGCGCGGGTTCTGCGCAGGACGAGACATCTCCGGGGTCACCCCGGCCGACGATGACGTCCTGGGCTACCTCGGAGGGAAAGTCACCCCGCTGTTGCAGAAGATGAGCGCCTTCCCGGCACCCACCTTCGCAGCGGTGCAGGGCGCGTGCCTCGGCGTCGGACTCGGGCTGGCGATCGCCACGGACGTGGTCTACGTGGCCGAGAACGCCAAGATCGGCTCGCCGTTCGCGAACCTGGGGGCCACGCTGGACTCCGGCGGGCACTGGCTGTTCACCGAGCGGCTGGGCGCCCATCGCACCCTGGATCTGATCTACACCGCGGAGCTGATCAGCGGTGCCGAGGCGGTGGCGTCCGGACTGTTCTCCCGGGCCCTGCCCGCCGAGAGCCTGCTGGAGGATACCCGCGGCATCGTGGCGAAGGTGGCCACCGGTGCCACCGGCGCCTTCCTGGCCTCCAAGGAGCTTGTGGCCCAGGTCCGCGATCAGCGGTTGGGCCTGTGGGAATCGGTGGCCCAGGAGAACCAGGCCCAGGCCGACTTGTGCGGCACGGCCGACTACGCCGAGGGGTTCGCCGCGTTCCAGGAGAAGCGCCGGCCCGTGTTCCAGGGAGTCGCCAGCACACCCGCGCCCCGCTGA
- the paaE gene encoding 1,2-phenylacetyl-CoA epoxidase subunit PaaE, producing the protein MTATATEAAPARRRATFHPLEVAGVRRLTADAVEVTFAVPEELVDDYDYAAGQYVALRKELPGEDGALHEVRRSYSICAEPRPGEIRVAIKRDLGGLFSSWANEHLMAGDTIDVMSPAGAFISQHRMTELNDPESIDTDTEHSFVAVAAGSGITPVIAIARTVLASNDQVRFDLVYSNRAAMDVMFLEELADLKDRYPARFALHHILTREQRISPLLSGRIDHEKLSTLLSTVMRPETVDEWFLCGPFELVQLVRDELTALDVDAGKVRYELFTTGDPQQGRPEGNIGRPVEVDEAGENFQISFTLDGLQGEVKTPKGQRESVLNAALRVRQDVPFACAGGVCGTCRAKVVEGTVEMDENFALEPDEIEKGYVLTCQSHPTSDTLVVNYDA; encoded by the coding sequence ATGACCGCTACCGCCACCGAGGCCGCCCCCGCACGCCGCCGCGCCACCTTCCATCCCCTCGAGGTGGCCGGCGTCCGCCGCCTGACCGCCGACGCCGTGGAGGTCACCTTCGCGGTGCCCGAGGAGCTGGTGGACGACTACGACTACGCGGCCGGCCAGTACGTGGCCCTGCGCAAGGAGTTGCCGGGCGAGGACGGCGCACTGCACGAGGTGCGCCGCAGTTACTCGATCTGCGCCGAGCCGAGGCCCGGAGAGATCCGCGTGGCTATCAAGCGGGACCTCGGCGGGCTCTTCTCCAGCTGGGCCAACGAGCACCTGATGGCGGGGGACACCATCGACGTGATGAGTCCCGCCGGCGCGTTCATCTCCCAGCACCGGATGACCGAGCTGAACGATCCGGAGTCGATCGACACGGACACCGAGCACTCGTTCGTCGCAGTGGCTGCCGGATCCGGCATCACCCCGGTCATCGCGATCGCCCGCACCGTGCTGGCCTCCAACGACCAAGTCCGGTTCGACCTGGTGTATTCCAACCGGGCCGCCATGGACGTGATGTTCCTCGAAGAGCTGGCCGACCTCAAGGACCGATACCCCGCCCGCTTCGCCCTGCACCACATCCTGACCCGGGAACAGCGGATCTCACCGCTGCTGTCCGGCCGGATCGACCACGAGAAGCTCTCCACCCTGTTGTCCACGGTGATGCGGCCGGAGACGGTGGACGAGTGGTTCCTCTGCGGCCCGTTCGAACTGGTGCAGCTGGTCCGGGACGAGCTGACCGCCCTGGACGTGGATGCGGGCAAGGTCCGCTACGAGCTGTTCACCACGGGCGACCCTCAGCAGGGCCGCCCGGAGGGCAACATCGGCCGTCCCGTGGAGGTGGACGAGGCCGGGGAGAATTTCCAGATCTCCTTCACCCTGGACGGACTGCAGGGCGAGGTGAAGACCCCGAAGGGTCAACGCGAGTCGGTGCTCAACGCCGCTCTGCGGGTCCGCCAAGACGTGCCCTTCGCCTGCGCCGGCGGCGTGTGCGGCACGTGCCGGGCCAAGGTGGTCGAGGGCACCGTGGAGATGGATGAGAACTTCGCGCTCGAGCCGGATGAGATCGAGAAGGGCTACGTGCTGACCTGCCAGTCCCACCCCACTTCGGACACGCTCGTCGTCAACTACGACGCCTAG
- the paaB gene encoding 1,2-phenylacetyl-CoA epoxidase subunit PaaB, with translation MSSTVIGQDGQDGQNNQDNQNNQPGEGGQKPPTSAGWPLWEVFVRSSRGLSHVHAGSLHAPDAEMAVRNARDLYTRRNEGVSLWVVRSTDITTSDPDAKDMMFESPQGKDYRHATYYKESEGVKHL, from the coding sequence TTGAGCAGCACCGTAATCGGCCAAGACGGCCAGGACGGCCAGAACAACCAAGACAACCAGAACAACCAGCCCGGCGAAGGCGGCCAGAAGCCTCCGACGTCGGCCGGCTGGCCGCTCTGGGAGGTCTTCGTGCGCTCGTCCCGGGGCCTGTCCCATGTGCACGCCGGTTCGCTTCACGCGCCGGACGCTGAGATGGCGGTCCGCAATGCGCGGGATCTCTACACCCGGCGCAACGAGGGCGTCTCCCTCTGGGTGGTCCGCTCCACGGACATCACCACCTCGGACCCTGATGCCAAGGACATGATGTTCGAATCGCCTCAAGGCAAGGACTACCGCCACGCCACCTACTACAAGGAAAGCGAAGGGGTGAAGCACCTGTGA
- the paaD gene encoding 1,2-phenylacetyl-CoA epoxidase subunit PaaD has product MAPATTIESLHEIASRVTDPEIPVLTIADLGILRDVEQDGDGAVVVTITPTYSGCPAMDAIRQDLEHEFAAAGYGTVRVDLVLSPAWSTDWMTDAGKAKLEEYGIAPPTGTGHRGTVTLGLAVKCPHCHSLNTRELARFGSTSCKALYSCRDCLEPFDYFKVLS; this is encoded by the coding sequence ATGGCACCCGCCACCACCATCGAATCCCTGCACGAGATCGCGTCCCGGGTCACCGACCCGGAGATCCCGGTGTTGACCATCGCCGATCTGGGCATCCTTCGGGACGTCGAGCAGGACGGTGACGGCGCCGTCGTCGTGACCATCACCCCGACCTATTCGGGGTGCCCGGCCATGGATGCCATTCGACAGGACCTTGAGCACGAGTTCGCCGCGGCCGGCTACGGGACGGTGCGAGTGGACCTGGTGCTGTCCCCGGCCTGGTCCACCGACTGGATGACGGACGCCGGCAAGGCCAAGCTCGAGGAGTACGGCATCGCCCCGCCCACCGGGACCGGCCACCGGGGCACCGTGACCCTCGGCCTGGCCGTGAAGTGCCCGCACTGCCATTCGCTGAACACCCGCGAACTCGCCCGTTTCGGTTCCACCTCCTGCAAGGCCCTGTACTCCTGCCGGGACTGCCTGGAACCCTTCGACTACTTCAAGGTGCTCTCATGA
- a CDS encoding thiamine pyrophosphate-dependent dehydrogenase E1 component subunit alpha has product MSEDTRIGITDAARSFGITPEDYMLPARDLIQMVDQEGRLLGAGPDPEPGHDYPVPADEDLLEAYRRLVVGRRINDQNSALVRQGRMAVYPSSHGQEACQVAVAACLEEGDWLFPTYRDTVAVISRGVPPVEAMTVFRGDWHGGYHPGKHKVGIQSTPLTTQLLHAVGAAHAARLRGEDTVVVALCGDGATSEGDFHEALNFAAVFHLPVIFFVQNNQYAISVPLARQTVAPSLAHKAVGYGMAGERVDGNDLVALLAVLERGVRLVRGGAGPLLVEAQTYRIQAHTNADDATRYREDAEVQEWLAKDPVKRMRTYLTGRGLLADELQARFEREAEQVAAELRDGLNQDVTGDPQDLFAHVYTVPTPQLTEQSAQLSEELAREEAS; this is encoded by the coding sequence ATGAGCGAGGACACCCGCATCGGCATCACCGATGCCGCCCGCAGCTTCGGCATTACGCCGGAGGACTACATGCTGCCGGCCCGCGACCTGATCCAGATGGTGGACCAGGAGGGCCGGCTCCTGGGTGCCGGCCCGGACCCGGAGCCGGGTCACGATTACCCCGTCCCGGCCGACGAGGACCTGCTGGAGGCGTACCGCCGCCTCGTGGTGGGCCGGCGCATCAATGACCAGAACTCCGCGCTGGTGCGTCAGGGCCGAATGGCGGTCTACCCCTCCAGCCACGGGCAGGAGGCCTGCCAGGTCGCCGTCGCGGCCTGCCTGGAGGAGGGGGACTGGCTGTTCCCCACCTACCGGGACACCGTGGCCGTGATCTCCCGCGGGGTCCCGCCCGTGGAGGCTATGACCGTCTTCCGCGGTGACTGGCACGGTGGCTACCATCCGGGAAAGCACAAGGTCGGCATCCAGTCCACCCCGCTGACCACCCAGTTGCTGCACGCGGTCGGGGCCGCGCATGCGGCGAGACTGCGCGGGGAGGACACCGTGGTGGTGGCCCTGTGCGGGGACGGGGCCACCAGCGAGGGTGACTTCCATGAAGCACTGAACTTCGCGGCCGTCTTCCATCTGCCGGTGATCTTCTTCGTCCAGAACAACCAGTACGCCATCTCCGTGCCCTTGGCCCGCCAGACGGTGGCGCCGTCGCTGGCGCACAAAGCTGTGGGTTATGGGATGGCGGGGGAGCGCGTGGACGGCAATGACCTCGTCGCGCTGCTCGCCGTCCTCGAGCGGGGTGTGCGCCTCGTCCGCGGCGGTGCGGGTCCCCTGCTGGTCGAAGCGCAGACCTACCGGATCCAGGCCCACACCAACGCCGACGACGCCACACGGTACCGCGAGGACGCGGAGGTGCAGGAATGGCTGGCCAAGGACCCGGTGAAGCGGATGCGCACCTACCTGACCGGTCGCGGCCTGCTGGCCGACGAGCTGCAGGCCCGCTTCGAGCGGGAGGCCGAGCAGGTCGCCGCCGAGCTGCGGGACGGACTCAATCAGGACGTGACCGGCGACCCGCAGGATCTCTTCGCCCACGTCTACACCGTCCCCACTCCACAGCTGACCGAGCAGTCCGCCCAGCTGTCCGAGGAACTCGCCCGCGAGGAGGCATCATGA